In the genome of Patescibacteria group bacterium, one region contains:
- a CDS encoding sigma factor-like helix-turn-helix DNA-binding protein: MPAITFKPKQVTKHLLSVLPERARDVMMSRYGLGKDPERMTLEAIGKKYNITRERVRQIENHAIATIRKSKEYQKEKKAFEELEVVIHDLGGLITEDDLLNHITKDKTTHNHLNILLILGESFKKRKEDEHFNHRWFIDEELSDKVHGSLHKLFENLSDTDLISEGDIISTFADHLKEVADEYKQEEILKRWLALSKAISRNPLGEWGKASSSNVNAKGMRDYAFLVIRKHGSPIHFTEVAKQIEKLFKKKAHVATTHNELIKDPRFVLVGRGLYALSEWGYISGVVKDVIKKVIEQNGPLPKDKIIDKVLKERYVKENTIMVNLQNPKFFKKDKEGRYSLS; this comes from the coding sequence ATGCCTGCAATCACATTCAAGCCAAAGCAAGTAACTAAGCATCTTCTAAGTGTTCTCCCTGAACGCGCACGAGACGTTATGATGTCTCGCTATGGGCTTGGAAAGGATCCAGAGCGTATGACCCTCGAAGCTATTGGTAAAAAGTACAATATTACACGAGAACGTGTTCGACAGATCGAAAATCACGCTATTGCAACTATTCGAAAATCAAAGGAATACCAGAAAGAGAAAAAAGCCTTTGAAGAATTGGAAGTAGTTATTCACGATTTGGGCGGACTTATCACAGAAGACGATCTTTTGAACCACATTACAAAAGATAAGACTACTCACAATCATCTCAATATTCTTTTAATTTTAGGTGAATCATTTAAGAAGCGAAAAGAAGACGAGCACTTTAATCACCGATGGTTTATCGATGAAGAGCTTTCAGACAAAGTTCATGGTTCACTCCACAAGCTTTTTGAAAACCTTTCAGATACCGATCTTATTTCAGAAGGAGACATTATTAGTACATTTGCAGATCATCTTAAAGAAGTCGCTGACGAATATAAGCAAGAAGAAATCCTTAAGCGATGGCTTGCCCTCTCAAAGGCTATTTCCCGCAATCCACTTGGAGAATGGGGTAAAGCATCAAGTTCTAATGTAAATGCTAAGGGAATGCGAGATTACGCCTTCCTGGTTATCCGAAAGCACGGATCACCAATTCACTTTACTGAAGTTGCAAAGCAAATTGAAAAGCTTTTCAAGAAAAAGGCTCATGTTGCAACAACTCACAACGAACTTATTAAAGATCCACGATTTGTTCTAGTTGGACGAGGATTGTATGCTCTCTCAGAATGGGGATATATTTCAGGAGTAGTAAAAGACGTTATTAAGAAAGTTATCGAACAAAACGGACCACTACCAAAAGATAAAATCATCGACAAAGTTTTGAAAGAACGATACGTGAAAGAGAACACCATTATGGTAAATCTCCAAAACCCAAAGTTCTTCAAGAAAGATAAAGAAGGACGATACTCTCTCTCATAA
- a CDS encoding class I tRNA ligase family protein, which yields MAEYNHKDIEKKWQDSWDTSGIYNAQDSSDKPKFYGLIEFPFPSGAGMHVGHLRSNTAIDIVARKRRMEGYNVLYPIGWDAFGLPTENYAIKTGKSPALVTKENTDNFRKQLKSAGFSFDWSREINTTDPAYYKWTQWIFLQMEKNGLAYKKKMVINWCPKDKIGLANEEVVDGTCERCGTVVEKREKEQWMLAITKYADRLDKDLDLVDYQEKIKIQQRNWIGKSQGVNFKCTIKDLNIAVEMYNSVPQTFRAETYTVIAPDHHLVPKLVAGTEYEKDVLAFAEKIKQKKAANKFDVENDMEGIFTGRYIENFAGSGRDLPIWIASYVLSDYGTGIVNASAHDTRDYAFAKKYNIPLHEVLIPRLIDATNPHVPGKEVVFRDAVIAVVKNPKTDKYLCLKWKKQPWTTFVMGGMESGEDAVTSALREIQEETGYKNVKFIKNLGMAQSEFYAAHKGVNRVAHTRNLLFELIDEEQDAIAAEESDTHELVWKTMDEIMSTNMTHSEMPLILDGIKGIEKPIVKTGILLEPAEFKGREWSDVREDVISYLEQKGYAERKVNYKLRDWVFSRQRYWGEPIPMIHCAACELKTGKAWIPVPEKDLPVKLPDVEKYEPTDSGESPLAAISEWVNTTCPECGGPATRETDTMPNWAGSSWYYLRYVDPKNSDSFVSSDAITYWSNEKGTVDWYNGGMEHTTLHLLYSRFWHKFLFDQGLVPTSEPYAKRTSHGLILAADGAKFSKSSGNGVDPDVIIDLVGADALRLYEMFMGPFEQAVSWSNDGVVGPRRFIERVWKMRDKVVPKLPYVASLESTIHKTMKKVSEDIEKMQFNTAVSSLMILLNEMDKQEQLAQSYYSHLLTMLAPFVPHVTEELWQSLGHTTSIHLEKWPKYKQEKIIEDALKIAVQVNGKVRAEMEIAPDTSQSEIEQKAQELAEIRKWTDGKELKRVVYVKGKIVNIVVA from the coding sequence GTGGCTGAATACAATCATAAAGATATAGAAAAAAAGTGGCAGGATTCATGGGATACATCTGGAATTTATAATGCACAAGATTCATCAGATAAACCAAAGTTTTACGGTCTTATAGAATTCCCATTTCCATCAGGAGCAGGAATGCATGTGGGACATCTTCGCAGTAACACCGCAATCGATATTGTTGCACGTAAACGCCGTATGGAAGGCTACAACGTGCTTTACCCAATAGGTTGGGATGCTTTTGGTCTACCTACTGAGAACTATGCGATTAAAACAGGTAAATCTCCCGCACTCGTAACTAAAGAAAATACTGACAATTTTCGCAAGCAACTAAAGTCTGCTGGTTTTTCATTTGACTGGTCTCGAGAAATTAATACTACTGATCCTGCCTATTACAAATGGACCCAGTGGATATTTTTACAGATGGAAAAGAATGGTTTGGCGTACAAGAAAAAGATGGTTATCAATTGGTGCCCTAAAGATAAGATTGGTCTTGCAAATGAAGAAGTTGTTGATGGGACATGTGAACGGTGTGGAACTGTTGTAGAAAAGCGAGAAAAAGAACAGTGGATGCTTGCTATTACTAAATATGCAGACAGGCTGGATAAAGATTTAGATCTTGTTGACTATCAAGAGAAAATTAAAATTCAGCAGAGAAATTGGATAGGGAAAAGTCAGGGTGTGAATTTTAAGTGCACCATTAAGGATTTGAACATAGCTGTTGAAATGTACAACTCAGTACCTCAAACATTTCGTGCGGAAACATATACAGTTATTGCACCCGATCATCATCTCGTTCCAAAGTTGGTTGCTGGGACTGAATACGAGAAAGATGTTTTAGCATTTGCTGAAAAAATAAAGCAAAAGAAAGCTGCAAATAAATTTGATGTCGAAAATGACATGGAGGGAATCTTTACGGGTAGATACATAGAAAATTTTGCTGGTTCAGGTAGAGATTTGCCAATATGGATTGCATCATATGTTCTCTCAGATTACGGAACAGGTATCGTAAACGCTAGTGCCCACGATACTCGTGACTATGCTTTTGCTAAGAAATACAATATTCCATTACATGAAGTTCTTATTCCACGACTTATAGATGCAACAAATCCACATGTTCCGGGAAAAGAAGTGGTATTTCGAGATGCAGTTATTGCTGTAGTTAAAAATCCAAAGACAGATAAATATCTATGTTTGAAATGGAAAAAACAACCATGGACAACCTTTGTGATGGGAGGAATGGAATCAGGCGAAGACGCTGTAACTAGTGCCCTTCGAGAAATTCAAGAAGAAACAGGTTATAAAAATGTAAAATTCATAAAGAATTTAGGTATGGCACAGTCAGAATTTTACGCTGCCCATAAAGGCGTAAATCGAGTTGCTCATACTCGCAATCTTTTATTTGAACTTATTGATGAAGAACAGGATGCTATTGCTGCAGAAGAATCTGATACGCATGAACTTGTTTGGAAAACTATGGATGAGATTATGAGTACAAATATGACTCATAGTGAAATGCCACTTATTTTAGATGGAATCAAAGGTATAGAAAAACCAATTGTTAAAACAGGTATTCTTTTAGAACCTGCAGAGTTTAAAGGACGAGAATGGAGTGACGTTCGAGAAGATGTAATTTCTTATCTAGAACAGAAAGGATATGCAGAGCGAAAAGTAAATTACAAGCTCCGTGACTGGGTATTTTCACGTCAGCGATATTGGGGTGAACCAATCCCAATGATTCATTGTGCGGCATGCGAATTAAAAACAGGAAAAGCCTGGATTCCCGTTCCAGAAAAAGATTTACCGGTAAAACTTCCTGATGTAGAAAAGTATGAACCGACAGATAGCGGTGAGTCACCATTGGCTGCTATCTCAGAGTGGGTAAATACTACATGTCCAGAGTGTGGTGGTCCCGCTACTCGAGAAACAGATACTATGCCAAATTGGGCAGGTTCAAGCTGGTACTATCTACGGTATGTAGATCCAAAGAATAGCGATTCTTTTGTATCTTCTGACGCAATTACATATTGGTCAAATGAAAAGGGAACTGTTGATTGGTACAACGGAGGAATGGAACATACGACCCTTCACTTATTGTATTCTCGCTTCTGGCATAAGTTTTTATTTGACCAGGGATTAGTACCTACAAGTGAACCGTATGCTAAACGTACCTCTCACGGCCTCATTTTGGCTGCTGATGGTGCTAAATTCTCAAAGTCGTCTGGTAATGGCGTGGATCCAGATGTCATCATTGATTTGGTTGGTGCAGATGCTTTACGTTTGTATGAAATGTTTATGGGACCTTTCGAACAAGCTGTGTCATGGAGTAATGACGGAGTTGTTGGTCCTCGACGATTTATTGAACGAGTATGGAAAATGCGAGATAAAGTAGTACCAAAATTACCGTATGTTGCATCACTTGAAAGTACCATCCATAAGACCATGAAGAAGGTGAGTGAAGACATAGAAAAAATGCAATTTAATACTGCTGTTTCTTCTCTTATGATCTTACTTAACGAAATGGATAAACAGGAACAATTGGCCCAGAGTTATTACTCACACTTACTTACAATGCTTGCTCCGTTTGTACCCCATGTTACAGAAGAATTATGGCAGTCATTGGGTCATACCACATCAATACACCTAGAGAAGTGGCCGAAATATAAACAAGAAAAGATAATCGAAGATGCATTAAAAATAGCAGTTCAAGTGAATGGAAAAGTACGAGCAGAAATGGAAATTGCACCTGATACGAGTCAGTCAGAAATAGAGCAAAAAGCCCAGGAATTAGCCGAAATAAGGAAGTGGACCGACGGAAAAGAGCTAAAGAGAGTAGTGTATGTAAAGGGTAAGATAGTAAATATCGTTGTGGCGTAA
- a CDS encoding DUF5671 domain-containing protein has translation MEILHKVRMTPKDFFLHLGAMVALYITVPTLLVLLFSIIDSAFPIVRDYYSNYTPNISFPVATLIVVFPIFLLLSWLLQKSYAEDSHKKNLIMRKWLLYITLFVSGIVIAGDLVTVIYYFLDGQLITNAFILKVIAVFVVATAVFVYYIFLLLNKVTSSHNKIAAVIASLAILAVIAVGFSVVGSPRTQRLNRYDEMKVTDLQGIQYQIINYWQQKGKLPEALSDLNDPLSSFMVPNDLETGAAYDYEKVTATTFKLCAEFNKNNIGKQPGISNSSAMLGRENLELWQHTGGQYCFERTIDPERYPMLNKTQQKAPPILE, from the coding sequence ATGGAAATACTTCACAAAGTACGAATGACTCCCAAGGATTTTTTCCTTCACCTCGGAGCAATGGTTGCCCTCTATATTACTGTGCCAACCTTACTTGTACTTTTGTTTAGTATCATTGATAGTGCATTTCCGATAGTTCGGGATTATTATTCCAACTACACTCCAAATATTAGTTTCCCAGTAGCGACACTCATTGTTGTTTTTCCTATCTTTCTATTGCTCTCATGGCTTTTACAAAAAAGTTATGCAGAAGATTCTCACAAAAAGAATCTAATCATGCGAAAATGGCTTTTGTATATAACTCTTTTTGTATCTGGAATTGTCATTGCTGGAGATTTAGTAACAGTAATTTATTATTTCCTTGATGGTCAACTCATAACAAATGCATTTATACTAAAAGTAATCGCTGTATTTGTAGTAGCCACAGCAGTGTTTGTGTACTATATATTCTTGTTACTCAACAAAGTAACTTCTTCTCACAACAAAATAGCTGCAGTTATTGCAAGTCTAGCCATTTTAGCTGTAATAGCTGTTGGATTTAGTGTTGTTGGCTCTCCTCGAACTCAACGACTCAATAGATATGATGAAATGAAGGTAACAGATCTACAAGGGATTCAGTATCAGATTATTAATTACTGGCAGCAGAAAGGTAAATTGCCTGAAGCTCTCTCTGATCTCAATGATCCATTAAGTAGCTTTATGGTTCCTAATGATCTAGAAACAGGTGCTGCATACGATTATGAAAAAGTAACTGCAACAACGTTCAAATTGTGTGCAGAATTTAATAAAAATAATATTGGCAAGCAACCAGGAATTTCAAATTCATCTGCAATGCTTGGACGAGAAAATCTAGAGCTGTGGCAACACACAGGTGGACAGTATTGTTTTGAAAGAACAATTGATCCAGAACGTTATCCAATGTTGAATAAAACACAACAAAAAGCACCTCCAATATTAGAATAA
- the ychF gene encoding redox-regulated ATPase YchF encodes MSSLSIGIVGLPNVGKSTLFNALTKKSVLAANYPFATIDPSVGVVSVPDNRLYKLADFSKTQKTIPAAVEFVDIAGLVKGASEGEGLGNQFLTNIRETDAIAQVVRIFEDENIIHVAGKVHPLSDIETINLELALADLQTVTKRLQNIGRDVKRGDKAAVLEEAVLKKIEPVLKEGKLAGSLSFDEKEREVFKTLHLLTMKPILYVLNKKAGSTNLDETNDERYQQLMAYFKETNSNFVVVDARIEEDLKEMEGEEKEMFRKELGSVKDGINDLITEGYKMLGLITYFTTGEKETRAWTIQKGWTAPLAGTAIHTDFKDKFVRAEVIEWNKLIESGSFAVAKEKGLLRTEGKEYIVKDGDVMEFKI; translated from the coding sequence ATGTCTTCACTATCCATCGGCATCGTCGGTCTTCCAAACGTAGGTAAATCAACACTTTTCAACGCTCTTACAAAAAAGAGTGTGCTTGCTGCAAATTATCCGTTTGCGACTATTGATCCATCTGTAGGAGTGGTGAGTGTTCCTGATAATAGACTTTATAAGCTTGCTGATTTTTCTAAAACTCAAAAAACTATTCCAGCTGCAGTAGAATTCGTAGATATTGCAGGACTTGTAAAAGGAGCTTCAGAAGGTGAAGGATTGGGAAACCAGTTTTTAACTAATATTCGAGAGACAGATGCAATTGCACAAGTTGTGCGAATTTTTGAAGATGAAAATATTATCCACGTTGCAGGAAAAGTGCATCCTTTAAGTGATATTGAAACTATAAATCTCGAATTGGCCCTTGCAGATCTTCAGACTGTAACTAAACGACTTCAGAATATTGGCCGAGATGTAAAGCGTGGTGATAAAGCAGCTGTGCTTGAAGAAGCTGTACTCAAGAAAATTGAGCCAGTATTAAAAGAAGGAAAGCTTGCTGGATCCCTTTCATTTGATGAAAAAGAACGTGAAGTATTCAAGACTTTGCACCTTCTTACAATGAAGCCTATTTTGTATGTGCTCAATAAAAAAGCTGGATCAACAAATCTTGATGAGACCAATGATGAGCGATACCAACAGCTCATGGCTTATTTTAAGGAAACTAATTCTAATTTTGTTGTAGTAGACGCTCGGATTGAAGAAGATCTAAAAGAAATGGAGGGGGAAGAAAAAGAAATGTTCCGAAAAGAATTGGGAAGTGTAAAGGATGGAATTAATGATTTGATTACTGAAGGCTATAAAATGCTTGGTTTGATTACCTATTTCACTACTGGTGAGAAAGAAACTCGAGCATGGACAATTCAGAAAGGTTGGACTGCGCCACTAGCTGGGACTGCAATTCATACTGATTTTAAAGATAAATTTGTGCGTGCTGAAGTAATTGAGTGGAATAAACTTATTGAATCAGGTTCATTTGCTGTTGCAAAAGAAAAGGGATTGCTTCGAACTGAAGGAAAGGAATACATTGTGAAAGATGGAGATGTAATGGAGTTCAAGATATAA
- a CDS encoding recombinase family protein, whose amino-acid sequence MIEDTNKNIKLIAVYGRVSTSNQENEGTIETQLSAVNQFAKNNGYTIVQQYIDNGWSGDSLARPELDKLREDAKSKIWDAVLIYDPDRLARRYSYQELVMDELKEKGIPVLFVTVPQAKNDEDRIMYGMRGLFSQYERMKIAERFRLGKVRKAKNNHVIASEAPYGYTFVKRNGKPGDTGFYQGYYEINEREAQIVNCMFSWVGDEGLTLRGVVQRLQKLCIPPRKSKRGVWSTSTLSTLFRNKTYIGEAHYGASYAIVPLNPLKKDGYRKIKKTSRKSKPENEWIKITTPKIVEEELFNRVGLRLRSNFEASVRNTKNEYLLSHRIWCPCGCRRAGEGPQKGKHLYYRCTSRVKSFPLASTCPEKGLNARVVDQVVWDKISNLMSSPDLIKKQVERWLTDKNKGSKVSTVNVDDITKEVSKLKDQEDRYAKAYGAGVITIDQLKDYTQPIKDKIIALNNQLTQAQSEIQSTSTGELPRPDKINEFANKAVEALKNLKFSQKQEIVKNIIDKVVGTRESLIISGYIPITSNINVFTIHRHRRSSKRR is encoded by the coding sequence ATGATAGAAGATACTAACAAAAATATTAAATTGATTGCTGTGTATGGCAGAGTATCAACTTCTAATCAAGAGAATGAAGGTACTATAGAGACACAGCTTTCTGCTGTAAATCAATTTGCTAAGAATAATGGCTATACAATTGTTCAACAATATATAGATAACGGGTGGAGTGGTGATTCATTGGCACGACCTGAATTAGATAAATTGCGAGAAGATGCAAAAAGTAAAATATGGGATGCTGTATTAATATACGATCCTGATCGGTTAGCTCGAAGATATTCATATCAAGAGCTTGTGATGGATGAACTTAAAGAAAAAGGTATACCTGTTTTATTTGTAACAGTACCTCAAGCAAAAAATGATGAAGATAGAATCATGTATGGAATGCGTGGCTTATTTTCTCAGTACGAGAGAATGAAAATAGCTGAACGCTTTAGATTGGGTAAAGTCCGAAAAGCAAAGAATAATCATGTTATTGCTAGTGAAGCCCCATATGGTTACACATTTGTAAAAAGGAATGGTAAGCCTGGTGATACTGGATTTTATCAAGGATATTATGAAATCAATGAAAGAGAGGCTCAAATAGTAAATTGCATGTTTTCATGGGTAGGTGATGAAGGCTTAACCCTACGAGGGGTTGTGCAAAGGCTTCAGAAATTATGTATTCCTCCACGCAAGAGTAAAAGAGGGGTTTGGAGTACAAGTACATTAAGTACCCTGTTTAGAAATAAAACATATATTGGAGAGGCTCATTATGGTGCTTCGTATGCAATCGTCCCTCTAAATCCGTTAAAGAAAGATGGTTACAGAAAAATAAAGAAGACCAGTAGAAAAAGTAAACCTGAAAATGAATGGATTAAAATCACAACTCCTAAGATTGTTGAAGAAGAACTATTCAATAGAGTAGGATTGAGACTTAGAAGCAATTTTGAGGCTTCTGTAAGGAATACAAAGAATGAGTATTTGCTATCACATAGAATATGGTGTCCTTGTGGTTGTAGACGAGCTGGAGAGGGTCCACAAAAAGGTAAGCATCTATATTACAGATGCACCAGTCGCGTAAAGAGCTTTCCATTGGCTTCTACATGCCCTGAGAAAGGTCTAAATGCAAGAGTTGTAGATCAGGTGGTATGGGATAAGATATCTAATCTTATGAGTTCTCCAGACTTAATTAAAAAACAAGTAGAAAGGTGGCTTACTGATAAAAATAAAGGAAGTAAAGTTTCAACTGTTAATGTAGATGATATTACAAAAGAAGTTTCAAAGTTAAAAGATCAAGAGGATCGATATGCCAAAGCTTATGGGGCTGGAGTAATTACAATAGATCAATTAAAAGACTATACTCAACCAATCAAAGATAAAATTATTGCTCTAAATAATCAGCTTACACAAGCTCAGTCAGAGATCCAAAGTACATCTACAGGAGAATTACCTAGACCTGATAAAATAAATGAATTTGCCAATAAAGCAGTTGAAGCCCTTAAAAACTTGAAATTTAGTCAAAAACAGGAGATAGTAAAGAACATTATAGATAAAGTTGTCGGTACAAGAGAATCATTAATCATCAGTGGATACATTCCAATAACATCAAATATCAATGTCTTCACTATCCATCGGCATCGTCGGTCTTCCAAACGTAGGTAA
- a CDS encoding helix-turn-helix domain-containing protein, with amino-acid sequence MEFLTKQEVATLLRVHERTVARWIDSGQLKGYKLGKGKTALLRIPKKEIEKFLEKNKA; translated from the coding sequence ATGGAATTTCTAACAAAACAGGAAGTTGCAACATTATTGAGAGTTCACGAAAGGACTGTGGCTCGCTGGATCGATAGTGGTCAATTAAAGGGATACAAGTTGGGCAAAGGTAAAACTGCTCTTTTACGTATTCCTAAAAAGGAGATCGAAAAGTTCTTAGAAAAAAATAAAGCTTAA
- a CDS encoding tyrosine-type recombinase/integrase, protein MSSTIYKNEIIKRKFYEYLLNSKGFSTLTVQCYEDAIYLWEDYTGKADFANFTKTKAEDFKVWLKNKKKMRSEEKVSLSYCYDNLRHLKTFFDWLSKQSGYRSKINQIDYEYLNLSKQEARIATQPKHKQCPNHEEVKAVIENIKGKTEVEMRDKALISLTLLTGARISAISSLPMQSFDRVKLTIDQDPRLGVKTKFSKRIITTLIPFGYKESLDYFVTWFDYLEKQKKFSANDPIFPATKVENGKENLGYFSTNEVAPIYWNGSASARKVFEKRFNQANVTYYHPHTFRHLLVKTISKLPLTEEQKKAISQNLGHEDVGTTFGSYGYGKISEDRQVEIIAEIDFDGKKQEVKYVLGTDDIKELMREMRDSN, encoded by the coding sequence ATGTCATCAACAATCTACAAAAATGAAATAATAAAGAGAAAGTTCTATGAATACCTCTTAAATTCAAAAGGGTTTTCAACATTAACGGTCCAGTGCTATGAGGATGCTATTTATCTTTGGGAAGACTATACAGGTAAGGCAGACTTTGCCAACTTCACTAAGACAAAAGCAGAGGATTTTAAAGTTTGGTTAAAGAATAAGAAGAAGATGAGATCAGAAGAAAAAGTAAGTCTTTCCTATTGCTATGACAACCTCAGACATTTAAAGACTTTCTTTGATTGGCTCTCAAAGCAATCGGGATATAGATCAAAAATCAACCAGATTGATTATGAGTATCTGAACCTATCTAAGCAAGAGGCTAGAATTGCTACTCAGCCAAAACATAAGCAATGTCCAAATCATGAAGAAGTAAAAGCTGTAATAGAAAATATTAAAGGGAAAACTGAAGTTGAGATGAGAGATAAAGCACTAATATCACTTACTCTCCTTACTGGGGCAAGGATTTCTGCTATTTCCTCATTGCCAATGCAGAGCTTTGATAGGGTGAAATTAACTATTGATCAAGATCCAAGACTAGGAGTAAAGACAAAGTTCTCTAAAAGAATCATCACAACATTAATACCGTTTGGTTACAAAGAGTCATTAGACTATTTTGTGACATGGTTTGATTATCTAGAAAAGCAAAAAAAATTTAGTGCTAATGATCCAATCTTTCCTGCGACTAAAGTTGAAAATGGAAAAGAAAATCTAGGATATTTTAGTACCAATGAAGTAGCACCTATATATTGGAATGGATCTGCTTCAGCAAGGAAGGTCTTTGAAAAGAGATTCAATCAAGCGAATGTTACCTATTACCATCCCCATACCTTTAGACATCTTTTAGTAAAGACCATATCAAAACTTCCATTAACTGAGGAGCAAAAGAAAGCAATAAGTCAAAATCTTGGACATGAGGACGTAGGTACAACTTTTGGTTCATATGGTTATGGAAAGATTTCTGAAGATCGACAGGTGGAGATCATTGCTGAAATTGATTTTGATGGAAAGAAGCAGGAGGTCAAATATGTTTTAGGTACTGATGATATTAAAGAGTTAATGCGTGAAATGAGAGATAGTAACTAA
- a CDS encoding VTT domain-containing protein, with product MKDALTNILIHYPLLAPFVFIAVRAFAIIFPPIPGIVIDLIGIATFPWFLGFIYGEIGVVLGAMIAFWIARYLRKPLLKRFVSLEKLEIWEKKLSGEQEFWVLVGLRLFFNPLFDYVSYAAGLTKISTGKYLLTTVLGTFPTMFVIYYFGGLSISKGIYFGGGIIIIFFLLRMIYKLNLNLKRSKLE from the coding sequence GTGAAAGATGCACTGACAAATATACTTATTCACTATCCATTACTTGCACCTTTTGTGTTTATTGCTGTGCGAGCATTTGCAATTATATTTCCTCCTATACCTGGCATTGTGATCGATTTAATTGGTATCGCAACGTTTCCTTGGTTTTTAGGATTTATTTATGGAGAAATTGGAGTTGTATTAGGAGCAATGATTGCCTTCTGGATTGCTCGATATTTGCGGAAGCCACTACTCAAAAGATTTGTGTCCTTAGAGAAATTGGAAATATGGGAAAAGAAGCTTTCTGGTGAACAGGAATTTTGGGTTCTTGTAGGATTACGATTATTCTTTAATCCTTTATTTGATTATGTTAGTTATGCTGCTGGTTTAACTAAGATTAGTACAGGTAAGTACCTTCTTACTACTGTTTTAGGAACATTTCCTACAATGTTTGTTATATATTATTTCGGAGGTTTATCGATAAGTAAGGGTATATACTTTGGTGGCGGTATCATAATCATATTTTTCTTGCTTCGAATGATTTATAAATTGAATTTAAATCTAAAAAGAAGTAAATTAGAATGA
- a CDS encoding cupredoxin domain-containing protein, giving the protein MKSTIISILIAIVLIGGAVFLVKGKNDANPGEVKNNVTVVDGKQIIEIDVKGGYSPKVTTAKADMPTVIKMKTSGTFDCSSALTIPSISYQKNLPQSGVTDIEVPAQKVGTNLQGICSMGMYNFSVNFI; this is encoded by the coding sequence ATGAAATCAACAATAATATCAATTTTAATTGCAATAGTATTAATAGGAGGTGCTGTATTTTTAGTTAAAGGTAAAAATGATGCAAATCCAGGAGAAGTTAAAAATAACGTAACTGTTGTAGATGGAAAACAGATTATTGAGATAGATGTGAAAGGAGGATATAGTCCGAAAGTAACAACTGCTAAAGCAGATATGCCAACTGTAATAAAAATGAAAACCTCTGGAACATTTGATTGTTCGTCAGCCCTTACAATTCCAAGCATTAGTTATCAAAAGAATCTTCCTCAATCTGGTGTAACCGATATTGAAGTACCAGCTCAGAAAGTAGGAACTAATCTACAAGGTATTTGTTCTATGGGAATGTATAACTTTTCTGTAAATTTTATTTAG